The region tacatggacatggtgcgtgaggagcagtttcggGAAGCGCAGGCCGCCGCTGCCTACAACCACCACCTCCTCCAGGAGCACGTGCAGGCGGAGACGAAGGGGCGGCTCGCCGACGGCAGGGCGGTCACGCTGAACGCGGACCTGGCGGAGAAGAGGCATTTCTCGAGCCCTACTGTTTCGCCAGGTGGTGGTACCACCAGTAGGTGGCGCAGGCAATGGCTGCCTACAAGGAGTGCGACAACGCAGGCGAGGTGGTGTACGGCGAGACCGGCGACGACGAGGAGGCCGAGGTCGCGCCCCGCTGCGACGACCACGAAGCCGACACGTCCGCGGGCGCCGCCGGCAGCGAGGAAGTGTAgcgcatggtaggtcgccgccgctcgtgtCCCAGGAAGACCACCGCTCTTCCCTTCCCATCGACGTTAAGCTTGGCGGGCTCAGTATCGGCGGCTGATTAGtcgcttggcggcgacgtggatgcGGACAACTTCACTTTCCGGGTCTCCGGAGGCAGAGGTTACGGAGGCGGAGCCGTAGAGCGTCGAGGCGGAACTAGAGAAGGCAAAACTTCAGTTCTCGGGGCTCATGGCCGGACACGGGAAACGGGCGCCGGTGACCATTTAGATTAgatattaattatacctccagagccGGAACAACGCTGCTTAGtttatgtaaatgtaatgaaatccagtaTGTTGATATGAAACCGCGccgtgtttatatgaaatccggccgtgtttgaatgaatttcatctggttgtttTGAATTGTTGTTAAAATGTATGCGGCTAAGATTGAATGACAGTTTCCCGCATCCGTATCCGTGAACGAATGCGGGAGAAAGTTTGCGGGTCGCTGTTGGATATGCCCTTATGTAGCAAAGTGTCTAGCTGTCTAAACACTTCAGTAATATAGGTCTGAACTTGGCTGTGTTTCAGGTAGTGCATCATCAACAGTACAGAAGTCGCTCTACCGTGGGAGGTCTAGAAACTAGAAACACAGTGATACTGATATCCATCTCATCTCAGGATGTATGGATGGGAATATGCTTGGTACAAGTGGTGTATCAGTATTCGGTGATCAATAGCAGTTAGACTTAACTGAGCGCTTTGTCGAAAAAATAAATTACAATTGGTTATTGGACTATTAACTGACGGATGGGTGCATGCAGTCAACGGAAGAAGGATAAACACATACTAGTACATTGTATCTTTAAAAATCATGCATGGTACGATTAGTACACCATGCAGTATAGTATTTTCTTTGTCTCCATTTACACATCTCAATCACTCAAAATCAATTTATTGACCTTTCTTGCAGAATTTTGCATGGCTGGCATCCTAGTACCTGTTAACAACCACATGTATTGGGTGGAAGAACTTAAACTTCTTTTGCTCGGACACAGTAATGCTAGGTCATGATTAACACAAATGCTCGGAACCTCAAACGCGAAATATTTCAGCTCGAGTTCAAATGGGCTTGggcgaacagtaaaataaaaaaaatgaagacaaattcaaaaaattctgaaatatttttgggaTGAACATTGACAAAAtgttttcagtgcttgcagaatttCATCATGGAGTAACATTCGGGGTAGTCCTGGCAGAAAAAAAAATTGATGCTCCGAAAAAGGTATTTCCGAAAGCATTTTGGAGCGTTGATTTTGTAATTTTTTGCCACCACTTCCACAGATACCATTCCAGGATGAAATTTGCGAGCTCTGAAAACATTTGTAATAGAAATTTTCCGGATTTTACTGTTCATAATGAGCTCATTTGAGCTGGCCACCagatgaagactttctcaaatgcTGCCCATTTCCCTACTAGTCATACTTTGGATTTCAAACATGCAACAGTGGTGCAGAACATGTTGTGTGATTGTGTTTGTGCAGAACATGTATTGGGCGGTGCAGCATTGGTGCCTCTCACAGCTAtttccttcgtcccataatatatgaGTGTTTTTGACACTGGCAGGCCTGCAAGGGTCATATGTATTGATGAACACTGCCAGGGCCAACCAACTAATATTCCGAACCATTTGGTGAGCTACGATAATTCTGAGCTTGTGGTGCCGCCACCACAACCCTAGCCTACTAGCTAGCCAATAGATTTCCCATTGTTCATTGTTGCGTTGCACTAGGAACACCATACCAACCGTACTATATCCATCTCCAACCAAAATAAATAGTACCCGTTGTCATGTTACACCAAATGGACTGTCACGGGCTGCACAATCGCTTGAAATTTGTCAGCTATATAAACGGGTATATGCAGTCATAGTAATGCAGGCCAATGCATAGAGCTTTCATCTCAACAGGATTAGTGCCTGCTTGCATACGGAAGTACACTGATGGCAATGGCAATGGCCTCTTCTCTGTCGGGTTTGTTGCTCCTGTGCCTGGCAGCATCGTCCTCGGCGCAGCTTTCACCTAGGTTCTACGCGACGTCGTGCTCCAGGGCGCTGGccatcatcaggaggggtgtggcggccGCCGTGAGGAGTGAGCGACGCATGGGAGCGTCGCTGCTCCGGCTGCATTTTCACGACTGCTTTGTTCAAGCAAGTCCCTCAAGCCTTCTCTCTTCACTTACTGTAGTTTCTACTGCTAATCTATAAAAATCCATATTAATTGTTGCTGATTTAGTGGATCGAAGGGAGTACTTAATTTAGAAGGTTTCAGTTTAAACTGTAGTCAAAGTCATTACACTATCAAAATGTTAATGGAGTGGGAGCTGCATGCGGAATTgttttacgtaggtgtagcatttccTATTTAGACTCTTCACTTGACAGTGACTTTCCAATTCATTTTTTCTTGGCACTTTGACAGTGACTTTTCACTTCAAATCAACTAATGGAATTAGAATGTACCGAATCTATGTTGACGGAAGTAATTTCTTATGTGTGTGACGATCGATGCATCAGGGCTGTGACGCGTCCGTACTGCTGAGCGACACAGCCACCTTCACGGGCGAGCAGGGGGCAGCTCCCAACGCCGGCTCCATTcgatgcaaaaaaagaaaaaaaaaagaaaaaagacgcCGGCTCCATTCGAGGCATGAACGTCATCCACAACATCAAGGCACAGGTCGAGGCCGTGTGCAGGCAGACTGTCTCCTGCGCCGACATCCTCGCCGTGGCCGCCCGCGACTCCGTCGTCGCCGTAAGATCGATCCGACGCCACTGCAGTCAATTTGCTGAACGCACGCGACAGTAAATTATGCAACTTATTAGTTCTTTATTATTTGCTTGCAGTTGGGAGGGCCTTCGTGGACCGTTCCTCTCGGGAGGCGGGACTCGACGACGGCGAGCTTGTCTCTGGCCAACAGCGACCTTCCGCCGCCATCCTTCGACGTGGCCAATCTCACATCCAACTTTGCTGCCAAGGGGCTTAGCGTGACTGACATGGTCGCCCTCTCTGGCGCCCACACCATCGGGCAGGCGCAGTGCCAGAACTTCCGAGATAGGCTCTACAACGAGACCAACATCGATACGGCCTTCGCAACATCTCTCAAGGCCAACTGCCCCCGGCCGACCGGGTCTGGCGATAGCAGCCTGGCGCCGTTAGACACGACGACGCCCAACTCGTTCGACAATGCATACTACCGTAACTTGATGTCACAGAAGGGGCTCCTGCACTATGACCAGGTTCTGATCAACGACGGAGGCACCGCGGGCCTAGTCCGGACATACTCGTCGGGGTCGGCGCGGTTCAACAGGGACTTCATGGCAGCCATGGTGAGGATGGGGAGCATCAGTCCGCTCACCGGGATGCAGGGGCAGGTCAGGCTCAGCTGCTCCCGGGTGAACTAAGCTACCCGGTCTAAAATCCGGGGCGATCAAAGGCGGACATAATAAGGCTGTGGAGTTATTGTACTTGTGCTGATCATGTACAAGAACGTTGTGCCATTTCTCGGATCATCATCAAGTGTGGGAAGATGGTGTGTCATGTGATGCATCTGAGTATCTCAAGGGGCCGTCGTGCAAATGGATGAGTTGCATACTTATATTTTCCTTTGCTTAATCATGCCCAGTTGCACATAATCACTTTTGTTTCTGACGAACTCTACATTTTTAGTTAGAAAAGTCATGGGTTATCATCGGTGCACACCACCATGCCGGCAAATCATATGGAAATGATTTCAACGCCCAAGAGGGACTCTAACCCATCCTAAAAAAAACCCTTAAATGGTCAGCTCTTTAGAACATCTCTAATAGATGCACTAAATAAGCGCACGCTGGATAAAAGGGCTATATAGCGCCGCGCGACCGAAAGTAGCGCTTCAGGAGTCGCGCTATAATCCCGCGTGGTAAATAAGTTTCAGTGCGCTGAAAAAAACTGCATCCCACGCTACAAAATCTAGGCTGCTGCAGGTAGGGCTGTCGGATTGGGCGCCATGTTTTTGTGCATATGAAAAACCTCCTCGTCGCTCCCGCGCGCAAAAAGACTATTTTAACGCTACAAATGAATTATACCGCGCCGATGTGAAAcgcacctgttggagatgctcttaggggaTTAGAGCATTTACAGCCGGGTGCCTCAAGCCGCTCTAAAACGCCCGCGCGGTCAGCCTGGTCACAGACCGGTCAACAAACCTTGACCGACCTAGGTGCCTCAAACCGGCCTCAAACACGTGGACTGACCGGCAACCCTCGTATCCAACCCAAATGAAGGGCGGATATGAGGCGGCCCGGGCTCGTGCGACAAGTCGTGCTGACAGCCGGATCCCAAACGTAAATAGCCGGAAACCCATCGGTCTGGTTGGCGTCTCCTCCGGTGGGGGTGTGACCGCGGCGTGCAGGGGCGGAGCCAATGTAGAAGCGTTGGGTTCAAGTGAACCCAACGACTTTTGCCTCGTAGGTGCATGTAGGTATGTGGTTGGCTGACCTGAACCCAGTAAAAAGTCCTGCCTGGCCCCATCAAATAACGCGAGGGCCATATTAGCAGCTAAGCAAAGGGCCAGACCTAAAAAAAGCTAAGCAAAGGGCCAAAAGCCCACAAGGAGTCCATGTGCCGAGGCGGCCAGGCCTAAACCGTGATTAGCAGGCCCCTTGTGATTAGTCACGTAACGCAACCACACGCGATCCTCGTCGTCTGTTCGTTTTCCAAATCGCATCTCTCCACTCGCCAGTTCGTGTTGTTCGGCGCCTCGCCGCCGCACGCCGGCGGCAAGCAGGCCGCTAGCTGCAACACTTGTAGCCCAAAATTTAAGGTAATTAGATTACGTTATCACATCTCCTTATCTACTCTCTCTTATATATGTTCAATCTAGCTAATAGCCTATTAATACGAATGTACAATAGTGATTTTTTGCCCTAGTTTTTTTTCTATGGACTTTGATTGATCTAGGCTATAGAGGGGTATTATTCGAAGAAAATTGGGTCACCAGGTCCGGTTAATGATACAGGCACATCAAGGTCACCCATTAGACGTAAGCAAAGTGCATCACAGGTCGGTGCAACTAGTCTCCCGAAACCTACTATTCACACAGAAATTAACTTAGATGAGCTGCCTTCTGATCAGGCCGATCGAAAAATGATTGCAGAGTACACAAGCAATCCAAAGAAGTAAGATGAGATTAGGCTCCAATATTTAACGAGGGGAACTTACGGGCCACCGCTTAATTTTGATTACCCGTAGGGGGAGATTGGAGATACTCAACAGAGATTTAATCTAGAATGGTTTGATGAATATGGTTGTTTGCTTGAGTATAGTGACAGGGTGCATAAGGCCTTTTGTTTGTGCTGCTACCTTTTCAGAGATTACAATAAGGGACAAGCTGGAAGTGATGCACTTGTAATTAGTGATAACGGCTAGAAGAGCAAAAGCAGACTAGATACTCATCTGAGTAAAAGTAATGTTAATAACTTTCATAATCTAGCAATAAAAAGATGTGATGCCTTGATGAATCAAGATCAATCAATTTAGGTTGCTATCGATAAGCAAACTGTTATTACAAGAAAGCAAAATTGAGTACATCTTAATGCTCGTTTGATTCGATTTAAATTGGAGAGATGCTTTTCAGCAATGAATGTCAAGAAAAAGTTGCGGTATAAAATGGGTGATCGGTTCGTAAGTGACTCTCTAATTTACTATATTGAGAAAGATATATTTTCGACCATTAGTAAAGATGCAGTGTTTAATCTTTTTAAGGTGGGAAAGATCGAAAGGGGTCACTCTAAAAGTGAGTGACTTTACAAACTTCAATTGCTTGATGGTACTTACTTTAAACTTGTCAAACTAACTTAACATTTTTTTCAACGTTTCAGGAAGCTGAGAAGCTAAACCTGGAGCTATAAAGTTATTTGATACTACTCTATTATTTATAATATGTAGATAAGTGTTTTCCAATATATCAAACCGGTATGTTTTGCACTCTTCAATTTTTCTATGCAACACAATATGTGATATGTGATACTATATTTGTTTTCCGTTATATTGCATATGGGGTGTTATACTTTTGTTGCAATTAGACTTTAATGTTCATAAATTAGTATCAAGTTCTCATAAAGAGTGAATGAGTGAACCCAATGGCCACatttcctggctccgcccctggcggCGTGGCACCCTCCGGCTCGCAGCCCGAGGAGAAGCGTCGAGCACGAACTCTTGGAGAACCCAGTCAACAAAACACGACTAAACACAGGCAGCATCTATATCCGAGTACTAGTAGCCGGCACAGTTCGCCTTCCACTTGTAGGTGCATGCATGTCGTGGTCATTTGTTTAACGAAATCTGCTACCGGTCCATGTACAGCGTTTCGAGCCAAGACCAATCCCTTGCTGAATGGCTGGCATGCAATACCGGGTGTCTAGTGGACAAAACTATTTGTTTTCCCTTGCTCGCGTGCATAGAATTGCTTACTTGCTGACTTAAATATCTAGGATTCAGAGTACCCCAACCCTCTTATCCTATTGAATTTTGAATGACGATGGATATCGTCTGAGAGGGAAAGATAGATGAGGGACTATATTGCACGACCAGCCACTTGCTGCAACCGTCAGCTAAAATCTCAACCCATGATCAACGGATAGTGGAATACCACATATATTTTCTGATACTTATATCGCATGCATTAAAGTACTAGTAAAAAGTACCAGTGCACCACGTAGGTGCACGAAGAAACATGATTCCGTTTCGCGCTCAATTCGGGGCTCATATCTAGCCATGAACCGCGGCGACTCAGAGCATGGATCAATGAATATCATGTGTGGCCATGTTCATAGCAGATTAAATAGCAGTCATCTGCTAGAAAATATAAACTTCCCACGCGTCAAGCTATATACTAGCTCTAGCTCATGCTCTATCATAGTAGAAGAACTTAGTCACCTGAATATCCCTCTGATGATTGCGACTTTGCAGTATTATTCCATGCATGCACCAAGTTGCACCATAACGGCCCGTAAAAGAGGAAAATTTGGCACGCCAACGGCAGATGTGGACATGCGGCCACTGGCCACTGGCCACTACAATCGCCATGTGCCAGAATTGCCAAGCCTGCAAGCGGCTATATATATCTGCATGGAATGCAGGGCATTGCATCATCGAGTACAAGTGTCTCTTCCTATCACAATTAAGCTAGTGTCCTTCACTAGACGTTGGCTAGCAACAAGCCATGGCCTCTACTTCGTCTCTATCAACCGTGTTGCTCTTGTGCCTGGCCGTGGCGGCATCGGCGCAGCTGTCGCCGACGTTCTACCAAACGACGTGCCCGAATGCTCTGGCCACCATCAAGGCCGCCGTGACGGCTGCCGTGAATAAGGAGAACCGCATGGGTGCGTCGCTGCTCCGGCTGCacttccacgactgcttcgtccAAGTAAGCTCTTAAAATACTAGTACATAGCCTGATCGTCGGCACACACCTGTTTTCATTGCAGTTTTGTTTGGTAAACACCAGTGTGCAGAGTTAACCATGCTGCTTAACTACGTGTGCAGGGTTGCGACGCGTCTGTTCTGCTGTCTGGCATGGAACAAAACGCTTTCCCGAACGTGATGTCGCTGCGAGGCTTCGAAGTCATCGACAGCATCAAGGCGAAGCTCGAGACTATGTGCAAGCAGaccgtctcctgcgccgacatccTCACCGTCGCTGCCCGCGACTCTGTCGTCGCCGTAAGATCTCCAACCTGTGTCACGTCATGATCACCACCAAGTAGACCGGCTAATTTGCTCACCCTGGATATTGTTTTGTCCTCTGGTACAGTTAGGAGGGCCTTCGTGGACGGTTCCTCTTGGAAGGAGGGACTCCACCAATGCAAACGAAGCGGCGGCAAACTCCGACCTACCTCCCCCATTCTTCGACCTCGTTAACCTCACCCAATCCTTCGGCGACAAGGGCTTCACCGTGACCGACATGGTCGCCCTCTCGGGCGCCCACACCATCGGGCAGGCGCAGTGCCAGAACTTCAGGGACAGACTCTACAACGAGACCAACATCAACTCCGGCTTCGCGACGTCGCTCAAGGCCAACTGCCCCCAGCCGACCGGCTCCGGCGACCGCAACCTGGCCAATCTGGACGTGTCGACCCCGTACTCCTTCGACAACGCCTACTACAGCAACCTCAAGTCCCAGAAGGGTCTCCTGCACTCCGACCAGGTGCTCttcaccggcacgggcggcggcACTGACAACACGGTCAACAACTTTGCAAGCAACCCAGCGGCGTTCAGCAGCGCCTTCGCCTCAGCCATGGTGAAGATGGGGAACCTCAGCCCATTGACTGGCTCTCAGGGGCAGGTCAGGCTCAGCTGCTCAAAGGTGAATTAATTGCTAAAAAATGGTCATACATGTGAGATTAATAAGGTTAGCAACGGCCATCATACAACATCCAAAGTGTACTTGGGCGCCCTTTCTTGGACCATAAGCTTCTGAAAACAGGAGATGTGTCATATATGTATGTCAAGGGCCTCGTGCAAAGGCATGAAGGTTACCCTTACGTCAGTCACTTGTTGACTTCTATACTATATGAATTAGGGGATGGCTAAAACTCAGTCGACTGAGTTTTAAGGAAGTCTCAGTCGATGTACTTTGACCTTCGATCGTTTTCTGTTTGAGATTCAGGATTGCTGTTTCCTTGCGCTGTATCGGCCTGTCTTAGTTGTGCTCCCGGCCCATTgtcttgtttcctttttcttttcttgccTTCTCTTCTATTCTTTGTGTTCGACAGAGATGCCACATGGGCTGGCCGTGAGGGGTGGTGTGCCTTTTCATTTGTCTGTTATTTGGGCTTTCTTCCAGGCTGAATTTTCTGTTAGTACTCGTGTTGCATGGGGACAGGAAATAGGGCTGTTCGCTTTGGTTTGTTcccattttctttttatttttttctttattttctattttctattgCTATTATTATTTAATAAAATATTGTCACATGTGTACACATACATCGATCGCACACAATTGCATGTACATTTAATCACATGTAATTACATGTTTTTTTGTCTGTGTCCGTATGCAACTTTTTTTCTTTCCAACCGTTGAGCACACACAGTGTCATGCACATCGGTCACACACAGTTGTATGTATGTCATTGGCGTGTAACTTATCTTTTTTCCTTCTCAAAAATATTTGTCACCGGCCAACTAGACTTTGTTTCTGGCTAGAGTTTTTTTTAAACTTTGTTTGTGGTTCGAGTAGAGATCAGTAGGGCCGGTTGCATGCCCGACACTAggaatgcaactgcaagtgtcacaTTCGACCGCAACTCCATGTCTTCTAGCCCGAGTGCAACTGGAAGTTTTTGTTATGTCAGAGGGGGCGCCAGTAGAGGGGGCGGGCCAGTTGCAAGCCCGACAACATCCCCACACCTGCAAGTGCCGCACCAGAACGCAACTACATATTTCCTAACATGGTTGCAATTGgacctttgttttgtcggagggggcggCGAGAGAGGGGGTGGGACAGTTGCATGTCCGTCGCTAGGAATGCAACTTCAAGTGTCGCACCCGACCGAACTNNNNNNNNNNNNNNNNNNNNNNNNNNNNNNNNNNNNNNNNNNNNNNNNNNNNNNNNNNNNNNNNNNNNNNNNNNNNNNNNNNNNNNNNNNNNNNNNNNNNNNNNNNNNNNNNNNNNNNNNNNNNNNNNNNNNNNNNNNNNNNNNNNNNNNNNNNNNNNNNNNNNNNNNNNNNNNNNNNNNNNNNNNNNNNNNNNNNNNNNNNNNNNNNNNNNNNNNN is a window of Triticum dicoccoides isolate Atlit2015 ecotype Zavitan chromosome 2B, WEW_v2.0, whole genome shotgun sequence DNA encoding:
- the LOC119362423 gene encoding peroxidase 2-like isoform X1 gives rise to the protein MAMAMASSLSGLLLLCLAASSSAQLSPRFYATSCSRALAIIRRGVAAAVRSERRMGASLLRLHFHDCFVQGCDASVLLSDTATFTGEQGAAPNAGSIRCMNVIHNIKAQVEAVCRQTVSCADILAVAARDSVVALGGPSWTVPLGRRDSTTASLSLANSDLPPPSFDVANLTSNFAAKGLSVTDMVALSGAHTIGQAQCQNFRDRLYNETNIDTAFATSLKANCPRPTGSGDSSLAPLDTTTPNSFDNAYYRNLMSQKGLLHYDQVLINDGGTAGLVRTYSSGSARFNRDFMAAMVRMGSISPLTGMQGQVRLSCSRVN
- the LOC119362423 gene encoding peroxidase 2-like isoform X2, producing the protein MAMAMASSLSGLLLLCLAASSSAQLSPRFYATSCSRALAIIRRGVAAAVRSERRMGASLLRLHFHDCFVQGCDASVLLSDTATFTGEQGAAPNKKDAGSIRGMNVIHNIKAQVEAVCRQTVSCADILAVAARDSVVALGGPSWTVPLGRRDSTTASLSLANSDLPPPSFDVANLTSNFAAKGLSVTDMVALSGAHTIGQAQCQNFRDRLYNETNIDTAFATSLKANCPRPTGSGDSSLAPLDTTTPNSFDNAYYRNLMSQKGLLHYDQVLINDGGTAGLVRTYSSGSARFNRDFMAAMVRMGSISPLTGMQGQVRLSCSRVN
- the LOC119362422 gene encoding peroxidase 2-like produces the protein MASTSSLSTVLLLCLAVAASAQLSPTFYQTTCPNALATIKAAVTAAVNKENRMGASLLRLHFHDCFVQGCDASVLLSGMEQNAFPNVMSLRGFEVIDSIKAKLETMCKQTVSCADILTVAARDSVVALGGPSWTVPLGRRDSTNANEAAANSDLPPPFFDLVNLTQSFGDKGFTVTDMVALSGAHTIGQAQCQNFRDRLYNETNINSGFATSLKANCPQPTGSGDRNLANLDVSTPYSFDNAYYSNLKSQKGLLHSDQVLFTGTGGGTDNTVNNFASNPAAFSSAFASAMVKMGNLSPLTGSQGQVRLSCSKVN